The Kribbella amoyensis genomic sequence CGGCCACCGCGCCCTTGACGTTCTTCAGGTCCGGGGTCGCCGCGACCAGGCTGAACCGGCGCTTGCCCTCGTACGACGGCGACTGGTGCAGCAGGTTGATGTCGAGCGGACCGCTGACGCCCTGGACCGAGGCCTGGACCAGCGGCGCCACCAGTTGCCAGCGCGAGGAGAACTCGAAGCTGCCGTCACGGACCTTCGCGGTCGGCGTGACCAGGAGCTGCTGGAGGGTGCTGAAGTGCATCACGCCGTGGCTGATCCGGCGGCCGTTGGGGTACTGCCGGTGCACGTAGTAGCTCAGGATCGCCTGCTGCTCCGACGGCTTCGGCGTGTGGATCGTGATCGGGGCCGCCTTCCGGGCGTCGATGACGATCTCGGTGTCCTTGGTGACCATGACGTTCGGGTCGGTGAACAGGCTGACCTTCTCGTCCTGCGCGCCACCACTGTCGACGATGGAGTGCAGCAGGTAGTTGCCCTCCTCCACCTCGGCGGTGAACGACTGTCCGTCGGGGATCCAGGCGAGCGAGTCCGAGCGGGAGTTGTCGCCGTACAGCGAGACCACCGGGACGCCGGTCGGCTGCCCGTCCAGGTCGACGGCGCGCAGGGTGACCTTGTGCTTCGGGCCGGCCCGCAAGGCGCCGACCGCGGTCCGGGTGCTGACGCCATCGGTGCCGGTGGCAACGATCCAGCCGCTGTACAGGCCGCGGCCCAGCTTGGCCGGGTCGAGCCCGACCGGGACGTCGGCAGTGCCACCGGCCGGGATCGTCACCGTCGACGGCGCGGTGATCCCGTCGGTCACGGGCTGCTTGGTGTCGAGGTTGTCCACGTCCACGGTGACGGTCAGCGTGACGGGCGCGTCACCCGTGTTGTGGTAGGTCACCGTCCTGGTGGCGGCGGTGCCGGCGAGGCCGAAGTCGGCGACACCGGTCGCGTACACCTTCTGCTGGATCGCCCGGGCCACGTCGACGCGGCCGGCGCCCTGCGCGTACACGCTCAGGTCCGGCGTGGTCTTCGCGGTGCTGACCAGTGCGTTCTTCAGCTGGTCCGCGGTCCAGTCCGGGTGCGCCTGGGCCAGCAGGGCCGCGGCCCCGGCCACGTGCGGCGCGGCCATCGACGTACCGGAGGCGGCCGTGTAGAGGTTGTCGACCGGCGCGCCCATCGCGGTCCCCGCGGCGCGCGCGGCGACGATGTCCACACCCGGCGCGGTGATCTCCGGCTTCAGGCCGTCGTCACCGAGACGCGGGCCGCGGCTGGAGAAGTCGGCCAGCTGGTCGTTGCGGTCCACGGCGCCGACGGTCAGGGCCGAGGCGGCCGCACCCGGCGTACCGATGGACTGGTCCTGGCCCTCGTTGCCGGCCGACACGACGAACAGCGTGCCGGTCTGGGCGGTGATGTCGTCGACCGCCTGGCTGAGCGGGTCGGTGCCGTCGGTGGCGCCGCCGCCGAGGCTCATGTTGACCACCTTGGCGCCCTCGGCCGCGGCCCACTCCATCCCGGCGATGATCCAGGAGTCGTAGCCGTAGCCGTCGTCGCCGAGCACCTTGCCGACCAACAGGTCCGCCTTCGGCGCGACGCCCTTGCGAGTCCCGTTCGCGCCCGCGCCGGTCCCGGCGATGGTGGCGGCGACGTGAGTGCCGTGGCCGAAGTGGTCGACCGGGCCGGTCGGGCTGCCGGAGAAGTCCTGGGCCTGCTGGATCTTGCCGGCCAGGTCCGGGTGGGTGGAGTCGACGCCGGTGTCGAGCACCGCGACCTCGACGCCGCTGCCTTCGTACCCGGCCTGCCAGGCGGCCGGGGCGCCGATCTGCGGGACGCTCTTGTCGAGCACCGGGCGGACCCGGCCGTCGAGCCACACCTTGCTGACGCCCTGGTCGAGCGCCCGGGCGTTCTGCGCCGGCTTGAGCGAGTCCCAGAGGTTCGTCAGCTCGGACTTGGTCGCCTTGACGGCCGCCGCGTTGATCGAGTCGAGCGACCGGGTGGTCGTCGTCCCGGGCAGCGAGGACCGGGTCCGGGCGCCGCTGGTGTACCGGACGATCAGCGGCAGGTTGCCGGTCGCCGAGTCGCCGTACCCGTCGGCGAGCAGTTCCTCGACGTCGAACAGGTCGACGTCCAGGACACCGGACGAGACGTACGGGACCGCGTCGCTCGGCAGGACGCGCAGTCCGCCGTCGACCTCGACGGTGTGGAACGCGATCCGCTCACGACCGGCGGCGGGCTGGACGCTCGCCGCCTTCCGGCCGGCACCGGCGTCGGTGACCTCGACGACGTCACCGGTGATCAGGGTGACCTTCTGCGAGGTACCGCCGGACGCCGCGGCGGATGCGGGCGTCGCCGGGGTTCCCGGTGGCGCGGCGGTGGCCTGGAGCATCGTCGTACTGCCCAAGGCCAGGGCGGCCGCGAGGATGGCGGCACTTTTCACGGGGGAGGACATGGATGGGCTCCTTCGAGAGGTTGGGGGCAGGCACCTCTTCCGAAGGAGTCTGCGGGCCACGACCGCCGGTATGCCCTGTCCACAGCTGCCGTCCCTGTGACATGACGCATGCGCGCCAGCCGATTCCGTAGTCGATCTGTCACGAAGAGTTGTCGCCCACCTTGCGCCGAACGGCTGCTTTCCCGCCTTCCTGGGTGCACTATCGGTTCATGAGGGGGCCACAGGTGGTGCGTAGGTGGGCTTGGGTCGGGACGTTCGTCGTCGGGGCGGTGCTGTACCTGCTGGTGCTCGCCGTCCTCACCGACACCAGCAACCCGAATCTCTTCCCGACGATGATCCTGCTCGGTGCGCTGGTGGTACCGCTGACGTTCGTCACGTTCGCGGCCGGCCGGGGTGGGCAGTGGCTGATCGACGGACCGACGCTCAGCGGCTCGCTGGTGTTCGGCGGCGTCATCGGCGTGGTCGTCGCCGGGTTGCTCGAGTACGACGCGATGCGGCGGCTCGGTGCGTTGCCGATGCTCGGGGTCGGCATGATCGAGGAGGCGGCCAAGCTGATCGTGCCGATCGCGCTGGTGCTCTTCTTCGGGCATCGGTACCGGCACTCGATCGGCACCGGCATCGTGATCGGTGTCGCGGTCGGCACCGGGTTCGCGGTCCTGGAGACGATGGGCTACGCGTTCGTCGCGCTGCTGAAGTCGGGCGGCAACGTGGGGGCTGCCGAGGAGACCCTGTTCGTCCGCGGCCTGCTCTCCCCGGCCGGCCACGCGGCCTGGACCGGCCTGACCTGCTGGGGTCTGTGGCGGTTCGTGGTCGAGCCGACCGGCAAGAGGTTCCTCGCCTTCCTCGGCCTGTACGCCGTGGCCGTCGCGCTGCACACCACCTGGGACGGCATCGGCGGCCTGATCACGTACGTGGTGGTCGCCGCGATCTCGATCGGTCTGCTGCTGTTCGGTCTGAGCCGGGCCCGCCGCGACGACAGCCGTGAACCGGCCGCCGCCTGACCCGATGCTGCCCGACTTCAAGCTGGAGACGTACTTCTCGCGCTGGGAGTTCAGCGCCCGGTACCACCTGACCGCCTCGGACGCGCAGACGCTGCCGATGGCCGACCTGCTCGAGTTGGCCGACGACGACGGCCGGCGCCGCTGGGAGGCGCTCGAGCTCGGCTATACCGAGA encodes the following:
- a CDS encoding S8 family serine peptidase, producing MSSPVKSAAILAAALALGSTTMLQATAAPPGTPATPASAAASGGTSQKVTLITGDVVEVTDAGAGRKAASVQPAAGRERIAFHTVEVDGGLRVLPSDAVPYVSSGVLDVDLFDVEELLADGYGDSATGNLPLIVRYTSGARTRSSLPGTTTTRSLDSINAAAVKATKSELTNLWDSLKPAQNARALDQGVSKVWLDGRVRPVLDKSVPQIGAPAAWQAGYEGSGVEVAVLDTGVDSTHPDLAGKIQQAQDFSGSPTGPVDHFGHGTHVAATIAGTGAGANGTRKGVAPKADLLVGKVLGDDGYGYDSWIIAGMEWAAAEGAKVVNMSLGGGATDGTDPLSQAVDDITAQTGTLFVVSAGNEGQDQSIGTPGAAASALTVGAVDRNDQLADFSSRGPRLGDDGLKPEITAPGVDIVAARAAGTAMGAPVDNLYTAASGTSMAAPHVAGAAALLAQAHPDWTADQLKNALVSTAKTTPDLSVYAQGAGRVDVARAIQQKVYATGVADFGLAGTAATRTVTYHNTGDAPVTLTVTVDVDNLDTKQPVTDGITAPSTVTIPAGGTADVPVGLDPAKLGRGLYSGWIVATGTDGVSTRTAVGALRAGPKHKVTLRAVDLDGQPTGVPVVSLYGDNSRSDSLAWIPDGQSFTAEVEEGNYLLHSIVDSGGAQDEKVSLFTDPNVMVTKDTEIVIDARKAAPITIHTPKPSEQQAILSYYVHRQYPNGRRISHGVMHFSTLQQLLVTPTAKVRDGSFEFSSRWQLVAPLVQASVQGVSGPLDINLLHQSPSYEGKRRFSLVAATPDLKNVKGAVAVIDSSEDGWGNGSEKQQIAAAAQAGAAAVILVRPADWSAWTVWRPVGDREPIPAMVTTAKDGTKLVTRARAGRATIDLTLTTSSPYLYDVQQVSAGQIPTKIDYTVSPSNSARVTTSYRDNGGFPWAKEQRFGWRPWQEYAWNDSQRFVETPKVREEWVTAGDSLWQHRVHHLYTWDTMNPLNGGLTTLPRSYAKGTSSESWFEPVVRPAAAPGIVSTRTGDRLSLRIPAFVDAAGHYTVGETTKASAVLKQNGAVVAELPDAWEDVVTSSGDAAYRLELNTERIDTTGEWNWATKTQTAWDFRSKKVAEDQAVALPLLQVDYDVPVDLNGKALGLVPHVLGLKVRQQAGAPAPRSTSLRTEVSFDEGTTWRKVATVGAYGQYVAMIPAGKGTVSLRVVAGDNAGNKVTQTVIRAYGLK
- a CDS encoding PrsW family intramembrane metalloprotease: MRGPQVVRRWAWVGTFVVGAVLYLLVLAVLTDTSNPNLFPTMILLGALVVPLTFVTFAAGRGGQWLIDGPTLSGSLVFGGVIGVVVAGLLEYDAMRRLGALPMLGVGMIEEAAKLIVPIALVLFFGHRYRHSIGTGIVIGVAVGTGFAVLETMGYAFVALLKSGGNVGAAEETLFVRGLLSPAGHAAWTGLTCWGLWRFVVEPTGKRFLAFLGLYAVAVALHTTWDGIGGLITYVVVAAISIGLLLFGLSRARRDDSREPAAA